The Flavobacterium piscisymbiosum genome includes a region encoding these proteins:
- a CDS encoding DUF7218 family protein, protein MPDARIQNEKQYQALLEIGYSKEKAARIANTPDAGEKGGRAKPYDEWSKAELYQQAIKVGIPGRSYMNKKNLVKALRNN, encoded by the coding sequence ATGCCAGATGCAAGAATTCAAAACGAAAAACAATACCAGGCTCTTTTAGAAATAGGCTATAGCAAAGAAAAAGCAGCGCGAATTGCGAATACGCCAGATGCAGGTGAAAAAGGAGGAAGGGCAAAACCTTATGATGAATGGTCGAAAGCGGAATTGTACCAGCAGGCTATAAAAGTGGGGATTCCGGGACGTTCTTATATGAACAAAAAGAATCTCGTTAAGGCATTACGAAATAATTAA
- a CDS encoding DUF5661 family protein has product MGTKSGAYQDVYIKREDEMVSLKNDVTDFCEKYIKPVHPENWDWSTRDFENPDNDPTVAEARAIGNVVFNDLNDKKETDVDLSTMNNVESIKAYLNPKSKYEAFNMEEFAFALKVELEHGKIKDVNVTNNHPFLTAMIALAHMTESLTYYKRLKVMEAEGEIYEIMRKIDKVTTGKDKLLEELIKAEEELKEARAGLAERLEKMDDIPVLEIIGD; this is encoded by the coding sequence ATGGGAACCAAAAGCGGTGCTTATCAGGATGTTTATATCAAAAGAGAAGATGAAATGGTAAGCTTAAAAAACGATGTGACAGATTTCTGTGAAAAATATATAAAACCTGTACATCCTGAAAATTGGGATTGGTCGACACGCGATTTCGAAAATCCGGACAATGATCCTACAGTTGCAGAAGCAAGAGCGATAGGAAACGTGGTTTTTAACGATTTAAACGATAAAAAAGAGACAGATGTAGATTTGTCTACAATGAACAATGTTGAGTCGATTAAAGCCTATTTAAATCCAAAAAGCAAATACGAAGCTTTTAATATGGAAGAATTTGCATTTGCCTTGAAAGTTGAACTCGAACACGGGAAAATAAAAGATGTTAATGTAACCAATAATCATCCGTTTTTGACCGCGATGATTGCATTGGCACACATGACCGAAAGTTTGACCTATTACAAAAGATTGAAAGTAATGGAAGCCGAAGGCGAGATTTACGAAATCATGCGCAAAATCGATAAAGTTACAACAGGAAAAGATAAATTACTTGAAGAGCTTATTAAAGCCGAAGAAGAATTGAAAGAGGCAAGGGCAGGACTGGCAGAACGCCTCGAAAAAATGGATGATATTCCGGTTTTGGAAATTATTGGAGATTAA
- a CDS encoding DUF1328 family protein, translated as MLRYTVIFIILAIIAGIFGFGGIAAGAASIAKVLFFIFLVLFVISLISGRKSI; from the coding sequence ATGTTACGTTATACAGTCATTTTTATTATTCTTGCTATCATAGCCGGAATATTTGGTTTTGGTGGAATTGCCGCCGGAGCAGCAAGTATCGCTAAAGTTTTATTCTTCATATTTTTAGTCTTATTCGTTATATCTCTAATTAGCGGAAGAAAAAGTATTTAG
- a CDS encoding DNA topoisomerase IB, protein MNAAAKTEKLMNQLIKTPHLVIEKLDLVYINNQRLPIERCEGEDGFVYKKNGRCIKQKSELKRFSSLVLPPAWVNVQISDLPNGHLQAVGLDIKNRKQYRYHPKWNLIRNQTKFYKIAEFGTKLPSIRKQVDEDLEKKEWSKEKVVALVIRLMEETHIRIGNEKYAKDNKSYGLSTLRKRHININKNSLRFEFTGKKGVQHTITTRNKKLIKLVSRCEEIPGWEVFKYYDKNGERKVLDSHMVNEYLHEISGEYFSAKDFRTWAASIVFFETLMDIGTTTDEKEIKKNILSAFDTTAQALGNTRNVCKNYYVHPLLVSTYEDGSIEQYFERAKKCRSNREHFSHSEIAFSELIQNYQVNLL, encoded by the coding sequence ATGAATGCAGCTGCAAAAACCGAAAAACTAATGAATCAATTGATCAAAACACCGCATTTGGTAATTGAGAAATTAGATTTAGTTTACATCAATAATCAAAGGCTGCCAATAGAACGATGCGAAGGAGAAGATGGTTTTGTTTATAAAAAAAATGGTCGTTGCATTAAGCAAAAAAGCGAATTGAAACGCTTTAGCAGTCTGGTGCTTCCGCCGGCTTGGGTAAACGTTCAGATTTCAGACTTGCCAAACGGACATTTACAAGCGGTGGGTCTGGATATTAAAAATCGAAAACAATATCGATATCATCCAAAATGGAATTTGATTCGAAATCAAACTAAGTTTTATAAAATAGCCGAGTTTGGAACAAAATTGCCTTCGATTCGAAAACAAGTCGATGAAGATTTAGAGAAAAAAGAATGGTCGAAAGAAAAAGTGGTAGCATTAGTAATCCGTTTAATGGAGGAAACCCACATTAGAATTGGAAATGAAAAATATGCCAAGGACAATAAATCATACGGACTTTCGACTTTAAGAAAACGCCACATTAACATTAATAAAAATTCGCTCCGATTTGAATTTACAGGAAAAAAAGGAGTACAGCATACGATTACAACCCGAAATAAAAAATTGATAAAATTGGTCAGTCGTTGTGAAGAAATTCCGGGTTGGGAAGTTTTTAAATACTATGATAAAAACGGCGAACGAAAAGTGCTGGACAGCCATATGGTAAATGAATATTTGCATGAAATTTCGGGAGAATATTTTAGTGCAAAAGATTTTAGAACCTGGGCAGCATCAATCGTGTTTTTTGAAACCTTAATGGATATAGGCACAACAACCGACGAAAAAGAAATCAAAAAGAATATTTTATCCGCCTTTGATACCACTGCGCAAGCTTTGGGAAATACCAGAAATGTATGCAAGAATTATTACGTTCATCCTTTATTGGTTTCGACTTATGAAGATGGTTCGATTGAGCAATATTTTGAAAGAGCAAAAAAATGCCGAAGCAACAGAGAACATTTTTCGCACAGCGAAATTGCTTTTTCAGAATTAATACAAAACTATCAGGTCAACTTATTGTAA